The Miscanthus floridulus cultivar M001 chromosome 17, ASM1932011v1, whole genome shotgun sequence genome has a window encoding:
- the LOC136516864 gene encoding tubby-like F-box protein 8, whose amino-acid sequence MSFRSIVRDVRDSFGSLSRRSFEVTIAGLSGLTVHHRGKSQSTVHELRDTDLIIQESRWANLPPELLRDVIRRLEASESTWPNRKHVVSCAAVCRAWREMCREIVLSPEFSGKLTFPVSLKQPGPRDRMIQCFIKRDKSKSTYHLYLCLSTAVLMENGKFLLSAKRNRKTTCTEYIISMDADNISRSSSTYIGKLRSNFLGTKFMISDTQPPYSGAVVPHAGRTSRRFNSKKVSPKVPTGSYNIAQVTYELNVLGTRGPRRMHCVMHSIPAFAVEPGGIVPGQPEQILPRALEESFRSTTSFSKSSIMDPSMDFSSSRDFSSARFSDIAGGAIAGDEEGQNKERPLVLRNKAPRWHEQLQCWCLNFRGRVTIASVKNFQLIAAPSQAPTPAAAGAPTPSQPAPQDQDKIILQFGKVAKDMFTMDYRYPLSAFQAFAICLSSFDTKLACE is encoded by the exons ATGTCGTTCCGCAGCATCGTTCGTGATGTTCGGGACAGTTTTGGTAGCCTGTCACGGCGCAGCTTTGAGGTGACTATCGCTGGCCTTTCTGGGCTCACCGTGCATCACAGGGGGAAATCTCAGAGCACGGTGCATGAACTCCGTGATACGGATCTCATAATTCAGGAGAGCCGTTGGGCTAATCTCCCTCCTGAGCTCCTCCGTGATGTGATCCGGAGGCTGGAGGCTAGTGAGAGCACCTGGCCAAATCGCAAGCATGTTGTGTCCTGCGCTGCTGTTTGTCGGGCATGGAGGGAGATGTGCCGGGAGATTGTGCTGAGCCCGGAATTCAGTGGGAAGCTTACGTTCCCAGTCTCTCTAAAGCAG CCTGGGCCTCGCGATAGAATGATTCAGTGTTTCATAAAGCGAGATAAATCAAAGTCCACATATCATCTCTACTTGTGCCTGAGCACTG CTGTACTTATGGAGAATGGCAAGTTCCTCTTATCAGCTAAAAGGAACCGCAAAACAACCTGCACGGAGTATATTATCTCGATGGATGCTGACAACATATCAAGATCTAGCAGCACATATATTGGAAAGCTGAG GTCAAACTTCCTCGGCACAAAATTTATGATCTCTGACACACAGCCCCCTTATAGTGGGGCTGTAGTCCCTCATGCTGGCCGGACAAGCCGAAGATTCAACTCCAAGAAGGTCTCCCCTAAGGTGCCAACTGGTAGCTACAACATAGCTCAGGTGACGTACGAGCTAAATGTTCTTGGCACGAGAGGTCCTAGGCGGATGCACTGCGTCATGCACTCCATACCTGCCTTCGCAGTTGAGCCCGgtggcatagtccctggacagCCTGAGCAGATTCTGCCCCGGGCATTAGAGGAGTCCTTTCGCAGCACCACCTCCTTCTCCAAGTCATCCATCATGGACCCGTCCATGGACTTCAGCAGCTCCCGTGACTTCAGCAGCGCCCGCTTTTCTGACATTGCCGGAGGCGCCATAGCTGGCGACGAAGAGGGACAGAACAAGGAGAGGCCGCTCGTGCTCCGCAACAAGGCCCCGAGATGGCACGAACAGCTGCAGTGCTGGTGCCTCAACTTCCGTGGTCGTGTAACCATCGCCTCGGTGAAGAATTTCCAGCTGATCGCCGCGCCAAGCCAGGCCCCTACCCCTGCCGCCGCTGGGGCTCCAACCCCATCACAGCCTGCTCCGCAAGACCAAGATAAGATCATTCTCCAGTTCGGTAAGGTGGCGAAGGATATGTTCACGATGGACTACCGCTACCCGCTCTCGGCCTTCCAGGCTTTCGCCATCTGTTTGAGTAGCTTCGACACCAAATTGGCCTGCGAGTAA